Proteins from a genomic interval of Clostridium sp. M62/1:
- a CDS encoding RluA family pseudouridine synthase, whose translation MRLVTVTKNEAGQRLDKLLFKYMNLAGKSFVYKMLRKKNITLNGKKCDGSERLLEGDEIRLFLSEETIEKFSEVRVQKVSRVKLEIVYEDEDVIFINKPAGMLSQKARDGDESLVEYLITYLMESGQLTKEELKSFRPSVCNRLDRNTSGLVAAGKSLPGLQELSRIIKDRSIGKYYLCLVKGQVKQPSRIEGWLLKDERTNRVEVTKEERGGSLPICTEYTPLLRSGAHTLLKVKLITGRSHQIRAHLASIGCPVVGDRKYGDPAENRKAREQFGVTGQLLHAAELVMPGELSGPLCRLRGRKFAAPLPEAFLTMAEAVFTDQDSREILAAWKCAGRNRDRKGR comes from the coding sequence ATGAGGCTTGTGACAGTGACGAAAAACGAGGCGGGGCAGCGCCTGGACAAGCTGCTGTTCAAATATATGAATCTGGCGGGGAAGAGCTTTGTCTACAAGATGCTGAGGAAAAAGAATATTACTCTGAACGGAAAGAAATGCGACGGTTCAGAAAGACTTCTGGAGGGAGACGAGATCCGCCTGTTTCTCTCTGAGGAGACCATCGAAAAATTTTCCGAGGTAAGAGTACAGAAGGTCAGCCGGGTAAAGTTAGAGATTGTCTATGAGGACGAGGATGTGATTTTTATTAATAAGCCGGCAGGCATGCTGTCCCAGAAGGCCAGGGACGGGGATGAGTCCCTGGTGGAATATCTGATTACTTATCTCATGGAGAGCGGTCAGCTCACCAAGGAGGAGCTTAAAAGCTTCCGCCCCTCCGTCTGCAACCGTCTGGACCGCAATACCAGCGGTCTGGTGGCTGCGGGAAAGAGCCTTCCGGGGCTTCAGGAGCTGTCGAGAATCATCAAGGACAGAAGTATTGGAAAATATTACCTGTGCCTGGTGAAGGGGCAGGTGAAACAGCCCAGCCGGATTGAGGGATGGCTCTTAAAAGATGAGAGGACGAACCGGGTGGAGGTGACAAAGGAGGAGAGGGGAGGAAGCCTTCCTATCTGTACGGAATATACTCCTCTGCTGAGAAGCGGCGCCCACACGCTTCTGAAAGTGAAGCTGATTACAGGGCGCTCCCACCAGATCCGCGCTCATCTGGCCTCCATCGGCTGTCCTGTTGTGGGTGACAGAAAATATGGAGATCCGGCGGAAAACAGGAAGGCAAGGGAGCAGTTTGGAGTGACAGGTCAGCTTCTCCATGCCGCCGAGCTGGTGATGCCCGGGGAGCTCTCCGGCCCCCTATGCCGGCTCAGAGGCAGGAAATTTGCCGCTCCTCTCCCAGAGGCCTTTCTGACTATGGCAGAGGCGGTATTTACGGATCAGGACAGCAGAGAAATTCTTGCGGCCTGGAAATGTGCCGGCAGGAACAGGGACAGAAAGGGCAGATAG
- a CDS encoding SDR family NAD(P)-dependent oxidoreductase — MKIAIVTGASSGMGREAAIQLADRFAGLDSIWLIARREERLKELKRQLPVPSRIFEMDLTDSRQLSRLSKALQTEQPRVKFLVNAAGFGKIGRVGEVPLEEETGMVRLNCEVLTGVTHLVLPYMEKNSRIIQFASSAAFLPQPGFAVYAATKAFVLSYSRALNEEVKGRQIYVTAVCPGPVRTEFFDIAQTTGTMPLYKLLAMADPRRVVKKAIRDSVMGRSVSVYGPLMNLFFAAAKILPHSLLLAAMSALSPQKVTAPEPAEETGERDGVSSADGRSKSKIRKSGEPDR, encoded by the coding sequence ATGAAGATTGCAATCGTGACAGGAGCTTCTTCCGGAATGGGGAGGGAGGCAGCCATTCAGCTGGCCGATCGGTTTGCAGGCCTTGACAGTATCTGGCTGATTGCCAGAAGAGAGGAACGTCTGAAGGAGCTGAAACGGCAGCTTCCTGTTCCCTCCAGGATATTTGAGATGGATCTGACAGACAGCAGGCAGTTATCCCGCCTTTCAAAGGCCCTTCAGACAGAACAGCCCAGGGTAAAGTTTCTAGTAAATGCGGCAGGCTTTGGAAAAATCGGCCGTGTGGGAGAGGTCCCTCTTGAGGAGGAGACGGGGATGGTGAGGCTCAACTGTGAGGTTCTCACAGGCGTTACCCATCTGGTTCTCCCCTATATGGAAAAGAACAGCAGGATTATCCAGTTTGCATCCTCGGCGGCCTTTCTGCCGCAGCCGGGCTTTGCCGTCTATGCAGCCACAAAGGCCTTTGTGCTCAGCTACAGCCGGGCTCTCAACGAGGAGGTCAAGGGCCGCCAGATCTATGTGACCGCTGTCTGCCCGGGCCCGGTGAGGACGGAATTTTTCGACATTGCCCAGACCACTGGGACCATGCCGCTCTACAAGCTCCTTGCCATGGCAGATCCGAGGCGGGTGGTAAAAAAGGCCATCAGAGACTCTGTAATGGGAAGGAGTGTTTCCGTCTACGGGCCGCTTATGAACCTGTTTTTTGCTGCCGCCAAGATTCTGCCCCACAGCCTTCTGCTGGCAGCCATGTCGGCCCTGTCGCCCCAAAAGGTGACGGCCCCTGAACCGGCAGAGGAAACGGGGGAGAGGGACGGTGTTTCGTCCGCCGATGGAAGATCAAAAAGCAAGATCAGAAAATCAGGAGAACCAGACAGATGA
- the asnB gene encoding asparagine synthase (glutamine-hydrolyzing) — protein sequence MCAIAGFYNHEADFKRKEVYCRSVFEAMNQAQRRRGPDDSGTYLDSHFGLAHVRLQIVDLETGHQPMIRPKGDHKVGIVYNGELYNMPELRSVLSDRGFSFETKSDTEVLLLAYLAWGPEFVRKINGIFSIAIMDTEMNRLLLYRDRSGIKPLFYTETDGTVFFASELKGLLCCPGVHPQVDRKGLNEIFSIGPARTGGCGVYKNIHEVLPGHFLCCSPGGNRLHTYWKLKARPHEDSFDETVEKTSFLIRDAVRRQMVSDVPICTFLSGGVDSSLVSAICAGELKKKNRKLVTYSFDFAGNRENFRSNAFQPSQDRPYVEQMAAFLGSEHHFLECSTKEQADLLSESVKAHDLPCMADVDSSLLYFCSLVSRHHKVALTGECADEIFGGYPWFHREDCLSADTFPWTMDLTPRKALLSDSFLQELQMDDYVKEAYEASLAQTPRLDGETGKEARRREISWLNLQWFMQTLLNRMDRTSMRNGLEARVPFADHRIIEYLYNVPWEMKAKDGIVKGLLREAGRGLLPDEILFRKKSPYPKTYDRGYEKLLAGRVREILHDSSSPVLLFLDREKTERFLTSPSDYGKPWYGQLMAAPQMMAYLIQINCWMKEYQVEVLL from the coding sequence ATGTGCGCAATTGCAGGTTTTTATAACCATGAAGCAGATTTTAAAAGAAAAGAAGTCTATTGCCGCTCTGTGTTCGAGGCTATGAATCAGGCTCAGAGGCGGCGGGGTCCCGATGACAGCGGAACCTACCTGGACAGCCACTTTGGCCTGGCTCACGTCAGGCTGCAGATCGTAGATTTAGAGACAGGACACCAGCCGATGATCCGCCCCAAGGGGGATCATAAGGTGGGAATTGTATACAACGGAGAGCTCTACAATATGCCGGAGCTTCGCTCTGTACTCTCGGACCGGGGCTTTTCCTTTGAGACAAAGAGCGACACGGAGGTTCTTCTTCTGGCCTATCTGGCCTGGGGACCGGAGTTCGTGCGAAAGATCAACGGCATCTTCTCCATAGCCATCATGGACACGGAGATGAACCGCCTCCTTCTCTACCGGGATCGCTCAGGGATTAAGCCCCTCTTTTACACGGAGACAGACGGCACGGTCTTTTTTGCCTCCGAGCTGAAGGGACTTCTGTGCTGTCCCGGAGTTCACCCCCAGGTGGATCGAAAGGGACTCAATGAAATTTTCAGCATCGGCCCTGCCCGGACAGGCGGCTGCGGCGTCTACAAAAATATCCACGAGGTGCTGCCGGGACATTTCCTGTGCTGCTCCCCGGGCGGAAACCGCCTCCACACCTACTGGAAGCTGAAGGCCAGACCCCATGAGGATTCCTTTGATGAGACAGTAGAAAAAACGTCCTTCCTGATCCGGGATGCCGTAAGGCGTCAGATGGTGTCAGATGTTCCCATCTGCACCTTTCTTTCCGGCGGGGTAGATTCCTCCCTGGTTTCCGCCATCTGCGCCGGGGAGCTGAAAAAGAAAAACCGGAAACTCGTAACGTATTCCTTCGATTTTGCCGGGAACAGAGAGAATTTCCGTTCCAATGCATTTCAGCCCTCCCAGGACCGCCCCTATGTGGAGCAGATGGCAGCCTTCCTTGGATCTGAGCACCACTTTCTGGAATGCTCCACCAAAGAGCAGGCCGATCTTCTCTCAGAGTCAGTAAAAGCCCACGATCTGCCCTGTATGGCCGATGTGGACTCCTCTCTCCTCTACTTTTGTTCTCTGGTAAGCAGGCACCACAAGGTAGCCCTGACCGGAGAATGTGCAGACGAAATTTTCGGCGGGTATCCCTGGTTCCACAGGGAGGATTGCCTGAGTGCAGACACCTTCCCCTGGACCATGGATCTGACGCCCCGGAAAGCCCTCCTTTCTGACAGTTTCCTTCAGGAACTTCAGATGGATGACTATGTAAAGGAGGCCTATGAAGCCTCTCTGGCACAGACGCCGCGCCTGGACGGAGAAACCGGGAAGGAGGCCAGAAGGAGGGAAATCTCCTGGCTCAACCTTCAGTGGTTTATGCAGACCCTTTTAAACAGGATGGACCGCACCAGCATGAGGAACGGCCTGGAGGCCAGAGTTCCCTTTGCCGATCACCGGATCATTGAATATCTGTACAACGTGCCGTGGGAGATGAAGGCAAAGGACGGCATCGTAAAGGGTCTTCTGCGGGAGGCCGGGCGCGGACTGCTTCCTGACGAGATTCTGTTCCGGAAAAAGTCCCCCTATCCCAAGACCTACGACCGGGGCTATGAAAAGCTGCTGGCCGGGCGCGTGAGAGAGATTCTCCATGACTCTTCCTCTCCCGTTCTCCTGTTCCTGGACCGCGAGAAGACGGAGCGCTTCCTCACAAGCCCCTCCGACTACGGAAAGCCGTGGTACGGCCAGCTTATGGCAGCGCCTCAGATGATGGCCTATCTGATCCAGATTAACTGCTGGATGAAGGAGTACCAGGTGGAGGTGCTTCTTTAA
- a CDS encoding Holliday junction resolvase RecU, with amino-acid sequence MGTWKTRGLRGSSLEERINRTNDSYREKGLALIQKIPTPITPITIDKASRHITLAYFDQKSTVDYIGAIQGIPVCFDAKECAASTFPLQNLHPHQVAFMGEFEKQGGIAFILVSYTAMDEMYYIPFRDVERFWVRMEGGGRKSFTYEEVDKEYQVRSYRDYFVHYLEAVKKDLEWREAEGKQNSYF; translated from the coding sequence ATGGGAACATGGAAAACGAGAGGACTCAGAGGCTCCAGCCTGGAGGAACGGATCAACAGGACGAACGACAGCTACAGAGAGAAGGGGCTGGCTCTGATCCAGAAGATTCCGACGCCCATCACCCCCATTACCATTGACAAGGCCAGCCGTCACATCACCCTGGCCTATTTTGACCAGAAGAGTACCGTGGATTACATCGGGGCCATCCAGGGCATCCCTGTGTGCTTTGACGCCAAGGAGTGCGCCGCCTCCACCTTCCCTTTGCAGAATCTCCATCCCCATCAGGTTGCGTTCATGGGCGAGTTTGAGAAACAGGGAGGAATCGCTTTTATCCTTGTATCCTACACGGCCATGGACGAGATGTACTACATTCCCTTCCGGGATGTGGAGCGGTTCTGGGTGCGGATGGAGGGGGGAGGCCGAAAGAGCTTTACCTATGAGGAGGTGGACAAGGAGTACCAGGTGCGCAGCTACCGGGATTACTTTGTCCATTACCTGGAGGCTGTGAAAAAGGATCTGGAGTGGAGAGAGGCGGAGGGAAAACAGAACAGTTACTTTTAA
- the pepT gene encoding peptidase T produces MISRAAERFLHYVSFDTQSKDDEEQVPSTEKQRVLAEVLKRELEEMGASDVRMSENGYVYAVIPATTDKPVKALGFISHMDTAPAMSGTDVRPRIVENYGGGDIVLNEEKQIVMRVKDFPGMADCVGKDLIVTDGTTLLGADDKAGVAEIMEMAEFFLSHPEIPHGKICIGFTPDEEVGRGADFFDVEGFGADVAYTVDGGPIGELEYENFNAASGKVEINGRGVHPGSAKGSMINALLVGMEFQSLLPVFENPMYTEGYEGFFHLDQFSGDVESAHMEYIIRDHDREKFEKKKELFEAAAAYLNRKYGEGTVVVKLKDSYYNMKEKIEPENLYLIDIASEAMKALGIAPQVTPIRGGTDGARLSYMGLPCPNLCTGGYNFHGKYEFIPVQSIDTMVEILKDIVIRFEKR; encoded by the coding sequence ATGATAAGCAGAGCAGCAGAGCGTTTTTTACATTATGTATCCTTTGACACCCAGTCAAAGGATGATGAGGAGCAGGTTCCCAGCACGGAAAAGCAGAGAGTGCTGGCAGAGGTGTTAAAAAGAGAGCTGGAGGAGATGGGGGCGTCTGATGTGCGCATGAGCGAAAACGGCTATGTGTACGCAGTGATCCCGGCTACTACAGATAAACCAGTAAAGGCCCTGGGCTTTATTTCTCATATGGATACGGCTCCTGCCATGTCCGGCACGGATGTGCGGCCGCGTATCGTAGAGAACTACGGAGGAGGAGATATCGTCCTGAACGAGGAAAAGCAGATCGTCATGCGGGTCAAGGATTTCCCGGGAATGGCTGACTGTGTGGGAAAGGATCTGATTGTCACAGACGGAACCACCCTTCTGGGAGCCGATGACAAGGCAGGCGTGGCTGAGATTATGGAGATGGCTGAATTCTTCCTGTCCCACCCGGAAATCCCCCACGGGAAAATCTGCATCGGCTTTACGCCCGACGAGGAGGTAGGACGCGGAGCAGACTTTTTTGACGTGGAGGGATTTGGCGCGGATGTGGCCTACACGGTTGACGGAGGCCCCATCGGAGAGCTGGAATACGAAAATTTCAACGCCGCTTCCGGAAAGGTGGAGATTAACGGCCGCGGGGTTCATCCGGGAAGCGCCAAGGGAAGCATGATCAATGCCCTTTTAGTGGGAATGGAGTTCCAGTCTCTGCTTCCAGTCTTTGAAAATCCCATGTACACAGAAGGATATGAAGGGTTTTTCCATCTGGACCAGTTCAGCGGGGATGTGGAGAGCGCCCATATGGAGTACATTATCCGTGACCACGACAGGGAAAAATTCGAGAAAAAGAAAGAGCTGTTTGAGGCTGCTGCCGCTTACCTGAACCGGAAATACGGAGAGGGGACAGTTGTGGTGAAGCTGAAGGACTCCTACTATAACATGAAGGAAAAAATCGAGCCGGAAAACCTCTATCTCATTGATATTGCCAGCGAAGCCATGAAGGCCCTCGGCATCGCTCCCCAGGTAACACCGATCCGCGGCGGCACGGACGGCGCGCGCCTGTCCTACATGGGTCTGCCCTGTCCAAACCTCTGCACAGGCGGCTATAACTTCCACGGAAAATATGAGTTCATCCCGGTGCAGTCCATCGACACTATGGTGGAGATCCTCAAGGATATTGTGATCCGGTTTGAGAAGAGATGA
- a CDS encoding WecB/TagA/CpsF family glycosyltransferase yields the protein MMSRKTPVSGRVKILDIQMDSMTKEEALNAIEARLWNREISYVVFVNVDVVIKADGDQKLKQILNRADLAFADGMPVIWTSRLFGMPLKERVAGSDLVPQLCARAAMAGWRIFFLGGASGVPEKAAENLRKKFPDIQICGTYSPPLGFENDKKELQYIEKTIKDKSPELLIVCLGCPKQEKFVYDYYRNCGAAVTICAGATVDFLAGNVRRCPKWLGSLGFEWFFRFLMEPRRLFKRYFIDDMRIFRLIWKYRPRQERRG from the coding sequence ATGATGAGTAGAAAAACGCCTGTATCTGGCAGAGTAAAAATTCTGGATATACAGATGGACAGTATGACAAAGGAAGAAGCCTTAAATGCCATTGAAGCAAGGCTCTGGAATAGGGAGATATCCTATGTAGTATTTGTCAATGTAGATGTCGTGATAAAAGCGGACGGAGATCAAAAACTTAAACAGATTTTAAACAGAGCGGATCTGGCCTTTGCAGACGGAATGCCTGTCATATGGACCTCCAGACTTTTTGGAATGCCTCTAAAGGAGCGGGTAGCGGGCTCGGATCTGGTGCCTCAGCTGTGCGCCAGGGCTGCTATGGCAGGCTGGAGAATTTTTTTTCTGGGCGGAGCTTCAGGAGTCCCGGAAAAAGCAGCTGAAAATCTGAGAAAAAAGTTTCCGGATATTCAGATATGCGGAACTTATTCGCCGCCATTGGGCTTTGAGAACGACAAAAAAGAGCTTCAGTACATAGAAAAGACTATTAAGGATAAATCGCCGGAACTTCTGATTGTCTGTTTAGGATGTCCAAAACAGGAAAAGTTTGTGTATGACTATTATCGGAACTGCGGAGCTGCGGTGACCATCTGCGCCGGGGCGACAGTGGATTTTTTAGCTGGAAACGTAAGGCGCTGTCCTAAATGGCTGGGAAGCCTGGGGTTCGAGTGGTTTTTCCGGTTCCTGATGGAGCCGAGGCGTCTGTTTAAAAGATATTTTATCGATGATATGAGGATTTTCAGACTCATATGGAAGTATCGTCCGAGGCAGGAACGGAGGGGATAA